The Trypanosoma brucei brucei TREU927 chromosome 9, whole genome shotgun sequence genome includes a window with the following:
- a CDS encoding hypothetical protein, unlikely (GPI-Anchor Signal predicted for Tb09.244.0510 by DGPI v2.04 with cleavage site probability 3.7410002 near 83) — MSFHSCVVVLKTVSVCSVCLFGWLVQGCAWAVLVIHSYWLFGTPVVPRHRRFIYVLLSAQVLSFRQRAINRATLYEAGTNLYSSATMQKTVILKVQFPSFSVI; from the coding sequence ATGTCGTTTCACAGctgtgttgttgtgttgaaGACTGTTTCTGTTTGCTCGGTTTGTCTTTTTGGCTGGCTTGTGCAAGGTTGTGCGTGGGCTGTTCTTGTTATCCACAGTTACTGGCTTTTTGGCACGCCGGTTGTGCCTCGTCATCGCAGATTCATTTATGTGTTGTTGTCGGCACAAGTATTGTCTTTCCGGCAGCGCGCCATAAATCGCGCAACACTTTATGAAGCAGGAACAAATTTGTATTCTTCGGCCACTATGCAAAAAACTGTCATATTAAAAGTTCAATTTCCATCGTTTAGCGTAATATAG